A window of the Nibribacter ruber genome harbors these coding sequences:
- the dnaG gene encoding DNA primase, with protein sequence MALIKKEVVDQIIQQADIVEVVGDFVSLKKKGQNLWAPCPFHYEKSPSFSVAPNKGIYKCFGCGKAGNAVQFIMDIEGTSYVEALKYLAKKYSIDIEEDTSPAAVQAQNEKDSLFIISDFAKEYYVKALHKNDEGQSIGAPYFKQRGLSAATIQKFELGYSLDSWDDFTKAALEKGFQLKYLEETGLTIVKQEEGKQYDRFRGRVMFPIHNVSGRTIGFGARTLKSNDKKSPKYVNSPESPIYHKSDVLYGMFQAKQAIRQEDVCYLVEGYLDVLSLHQGGIENVVASSGTSLTENQIKLIGRYTKNITVLYDGDPAGIKASLRGIDLILEGGLNVDVVLFSDGDDPDSYIRKVGDTKFKEYLKAHSQDFISFKSELYAQEARNNPVKKAEAIREMVVSIAKIPDAIKRSVFLKQCSIQFGIDEQVLISEYNKIHLAEQKSSKPTPGSAPSAFSPGSYSPGSFEEMAAEAEAAAAAEAEAYEQENQTEDTSTLIKTREREVIRLILNYADKEVEEGLTTSQFMLGELEDIEFQTPIYKRLFDMCRIKLEQGFMPTAAEFMQHEEKEIRNEVIDLVSEKYELSEGWATHEIFVPREVDLIQYGSEREVLRLKWRNVQAMIREHMNSLQTLQDPQELDKVLRTIKALKDFEKQIGDMLGIVVNR encoded by the coding sequence ATGGCCCTGATTAAGAAAGAAGTTGTTGACCAGATCATCCAGCAAGCCGACATAGTGGAGGTGGTGGGTGATTTTGTGAGTTTGAAAAAGAAGGGCCAGAACCTGTGGGCGCCATGTCCCTTCCACTATGAAAAATCACCGTCTTTTTCAGTAGCGCCCAACAAGGGGATTTACAAGTGCTTCGGGTGCGGCAAGGCGGGCAACGCCGTGCAGTTCATCATGGACATTGAGGGCACCAGCTACGTAGAGGCGCTCAAGTACCTGGCTAAGAAGTACAGCATTGACATTGAGGAAGATACTAGCCCAGCCGCCGTACAAGCTCAAAATGAGAAGGACAGCCTCTTCATCATCTCAGATTTCGCGAAAGAATACTATGTCAAGGCACTTCATAAAAACGACGAAGGACAGAGCATAGGCGCGCCCTACTTTAAGCAACGCGGCTTGTCTGCGGCTACTATTCAGAAGTTTGAGTTGGGTTACAGCTTAGATAGCTGGGATGATTTTACCAAGGCGGCGTTGGAAAAAGGCTTCCAATTAAAGTACTTGGAAGAAACCGGCCTCACCATTGTCAAGCAGGAGGAAGGCAAACAGTATGACCGCTTCAGGGGGCGGGTCATGTTCCCTATCCATAACGTTAGCGGACGTACTATTGGCTTTGGCGCGCGGACGCTCAAGAGCAATGACAAGAAATCGCCTAAATACGTCAACTCTCCAGAGTCGCCTATTTACCATAAGTCTGATGTGCTGTATGGCATGTTTCAGGCCAAGCAGGCCATTCGGCAGGAAGATGTCTGTTACCTGGTAGAAGGCTATCTGGACGTATTATCTCTGCACCAGGGCGGCATTGAGAACGTGGTGGCTTCGTCAGGGACGTCCCTCACCGAGAACCAAATCAAACTTATTGGGCGCTACACCAAGAACATTACGGTTTTGTATGACGGTGACCCGGCGGGTATCAAAGCCTCTTTGCGTGGCATCGACCTGATTTTGGAAGGTGGCCTGAATGTAGACGTGGTCTTGTTCTCGGACGGTGACGACCCCGACAGCTACATCCGCAAGGTAGGCGATACCAAATTCAAGGAATACCTCAAAGCGCACAGCCAGGATTTCATCTCGTTTAAGTCTGAACTCTACGCACAAGAGGCCAGAAATAACCCTGTCAAGAAAGCCGAGGCCATCCGTGAAATGGTGGTCTCCATTGCTAAGATCCCGGATGCCATCAAGCGGTCGGTATTCTTGAAGCAGTGCAGCATCCAGTTTGGGATTGACGAGCAGGTGCTCATTTCTGAGTACAACAAGATTCACCTGGCAGAGCAGAAGTCCTCTAAGCCCACGCCCGGTTCTGCGCCTTCTGCCTTCTCGCCAGGCTCATACTCGCCGGGCTCTTTTGAAGAAATGGCCGCCGAAGCGGAAGCCGCCGCAGCCGCTGAGGCCGAAGCCTACGAACAGGAAAACCAGACTGAGGATACCTCCACGCTCATCAAAACCCGGGAGCGCGAAGTCATCCGACTCATCCTCAACTACGCTGATAAAGAAGTAGAAGAAGGCCTCACTACCAGCCAGTTTATGCTAGGTGAGCTGGAGGATATTGAATTCCAGACGCCCATTTACAAACGCCTTTTTGACATGTGCCGCATCAAACTAGAGCAAGGCTTCATGCCCACTGCCGCGGAGTTTATGCAGCATGAGGAGAAAGAAATCCGGAACGAGGTAATTGACCTGGTCAGTGAGAAATATGAACTCAGCGAAGGCTGGGCCACCCATGAAATCTTTGTGCCCCGTGAGGTGGACCTGATTCAGTACGGCTCTGAGCGCGAAGTTTTACGTCTAAAATGGCGCAACGTACAAGCCATGATCCGCG